The window CCCGAGCGGGTGGAGACGTCGTCGAAAACCTTCCCGCAACGTACGTCGTTCGCATCTATGCCGAGTTCGAAGCCGGCTTGCGAGACTATTGGCAAACCCATCTGGGGCAGGCCAACCACCCGCCGATGATTCAGTTGGTGCGGCACCTGATCCCCAATCAGCGATTTTCGCAAGATTGCATCGACAATGCCGATGAAGTGCGCATCTTTCGGAACTTTTTGGTCCATGATTTCCTCGATGAACCTCCTGCGGATATGGTCGCGTTCACCGTTTTCGAGGCGAAAAAGCACTTGTGCGATTACTTCGCGCGGCTGGACGCGACCTGGCAGTGAGTGTTGAGATCCGCCGCGTTCGCATGGCTGCCACCGAAGGATTTTTGCCGCTGGCGACAATAGACTAGCATGGGCAGACTGTTGGCGAAAGCGGCCTTCTGTTCCAGAGGGAGCCGGGTGAAAATTGGATCCGCATGCACAAGCGCTGCGCGAAGCGGTGTTGGCCGGCAGCGAAACGGCCTGGCGAGCGCTCTACGAGGAGCATTTTGACGCGATCTACGGCTTTGTCTGGCATCGCGCGCAACGGCACCCGCACCGCACCGAAGAGATCGTGCAGGAAACGTGGCTGGTTGCCGTGCGGCGCATCGCTGACTTCGATCCGGCGCAAGGCACGTTCGAGGCCTGGCTGAAGGGGATTGCGGCCAACGTGCTGAAAAACCATCGTCGCCGCTGGCAACGCGACAGCCGGATCCAATCGCTCGACGCCGAACCCGCCGCGCCGCAAAGCGACGGCCGTTGCGAAGCGGGCGAATTGATGGCGCTGGCGCTCACCGCGCTGCCGGCGCGTTATCAGGCGGTGTTGCGGGCGAAGTATGAAGAGCGACTTTCGGTCAACGAGATCGGCGAGCGGCTGGGCAGCACGGCCAAGTCGGTGGAGTCGATGTTGTCGCGTGCCCGTGAGGCGCTCCGCCGGGCATATCAAGAATTGCAGTCCGAAGAATGAGGAGGTGGAAAGATGAGTGATGTGCCCGAAGTAGACCTTCCGCTGGACGCCGTCGATTGGTCGAGCTGGCCGAAGCCGCCCGACGCGCTGCGTGCTCGTCTGCTGGCCGAGACCACGAAACTGGTCCGCCGTCGCGCGCGGCGACGGCGATTACCGTTGGCGGCCGGTTGGGGGCTGGCTTATGCGGCGGGCATCGGCACCGCGTGGCTCGGCTGGCCGCGCGAGAAACCGCCTGTCGCGCCGAACGAGCCACCGGCGGCGGCCACGACCCAGGTCGCCGTGAGCGAAGCGCCCCGCGAATCGACCACAGAAGACTTGTCGATGTTGTCGCCGGAAGAGTTGCGTGGCCGCGTGGCCGGCGCCCCGCGTCGCGAGCAGATCCGTCTGCTGCGCTTGGCGGGCGATCGCTACCTGTTTGGCGCGGCCGACGTAGAATCGGCGCTCGACTGTTACCGCCAGGTCATCGAGTTGACTCCGCAGGGCGACCTGGCAAAGCGTGAATCGGACGATAGTTGGCTGCTGGCGGAGCTTAAATCGTCGGCGGCCGGCAGCGAGGGCCGGCTCGCCGCGGAATGATGGGCAGATGTAGGGTGGGACCAGCGAGCTTGCGAGCGCCGGCCCACCATCGTTAGGCATCAGGCGTCAGGCATCCGGTTGCTTGTCCTGACGCCTGACGCCTGAAACCTGACGCCTGAAATCGGTGGGCCGGCGCTCGCAAGCTCGCTGGTCCCACCCTACGGCAACATCCCTTGAACAGGAGTATCA of the Pirellulales bacterium genome contains:
- a CDS encoding sigma-70 family RNA polymerase sigma factor, translated to MDPHAQALREAVLAGSETAWRALYEEHFDAIYGFVWHRAQRHPHRTEEIVQETWLVAVRRIADFDPAQGTFEAWLKGIAANVLKNHRRRWQRDSRIQSLDAEPAAPQSDGRCEAGELMALALTALPARYQAVLRAKYEERLSVNEIGERLGSTAKSVESMLSRAREALRRAYQELQSEE